GTAAATTCCGCCTGCGTCAGGGCAAACTTTGTGCGCGCGATTTCACCCTGGTTGCGGTCGAAGACGGGCAGCGGAATGCTGACAAACCATGAGACAGAACTCAGGCCCGGCGTGTGCGAGTAGTTTCCGGTGAGATTTACGTCATGTTTGCCGTTGGCTTTGGCCAGCGCGATCTGGCTTTTTGCCGCGGTAATACCTTGCTGATTGGCGCGCAGATCAGGACGCTCCGTCAGGGCCTTGGCCTGCAGGTCTTCCAGCCGGGCGGTGAGCGGCTGGTACTCCAGATCGCCGGCGACGTCAAAATCGCGCGGGACGGAGGCAAAGCCGAGCAGCTGACGCAGGCTGCCCAACGCCTGCACTTTGGCCACGCGCGCCGAGCTTACGTCCGTCCGGAACTGGAGCAATTGCAGCTTGATCTTAAGGTTGTCGCCTTCACTGATGTCGCCGGCTTTGTAGCGCTCGTCGCTGATGTCCACGGTCTGCTGGAAGCTCTGCAAGTTTTCTTCGGCCAGCTGCAAATTGGATTTGGCCAGCAACGCATTGATGAACTGCTGCGCCACGTTGAAGGTGAGCGAGCGCTCGGCATCGGCCACCTGCGACTTGGTCATCGTCGTCTGGTCGCGCGCCGCCTGCAGCCGCTTGGACCGCTTTCCCCCGCGTTCAAAGGTGTACCCCAGCCCGACATCGAACTGTTCCACGTCATTGGGAAACTGGCTTGGGTTGAAGAGGGGAATGAACTGGGAATCTCCGGACAGCACGGGGTTGGGCCGCAGATTGGCGGTGATCTCCTGCGCCTGGTTCTGCTGGATTTGCGTGCGGGTGGCGATGATGCTGGGGCTGTTGGCCATTGCCAGGGCAATCGCCTCCTCCAGCGTGATGACCTTGGTTGGGGCCGGGGCCCTCTGTCCGCCGGGCGGCGACTGCGCGCATAAACTGCCGGCCACGGCCAGAGCGGCGAGCACGGTATGAAAACGCTTCATTGATACCTCCTGATGGTTCCCCGGGAGAGCGCGTGGCTTCCCAAAAATCACGGAAAAATGGGATAACACCGGTCGCGTCAGATTGACGGACCCAAGCGGAGGCCTGATTCTTTGGCTCGATTACAAATTGTCTTGATGGCCCAAAAAGGAGCTTCTCAAAATCGCGAGAATGGCGGCCAGCCGCTTTCAGGCGGAGGGTGGAGGACGGATGAAGAGGCTGAAAACCTTGCTGATGTCCTTGCTTTCGTCGCTCAACGGAAAGGTGACGACGGCCACCGTGAGCATCGTCGGCAGGGGACGGAACGTGGCCGTTGGGGCGTTGGAATGGGCGGAAACGCAGACCGCGCACGCGCCTGACCCGCCAGCCATCTTGCCATGCGGATGGGAATGCATGGCTTCCAGGCCGCTGAATGCCAGCACCAGCAGGACGCACACCACCGCGGCACAGCGCAGCAGCAGGCCCCTCTCGATTTGGCGATTTTCAGTCACAGCGCAAGACCGGTTACCAGCATACCCTTGCAACCTATGCTTAGAAACACACAAGATTGGTTACGATAGAGTACGATTATTCTAGCAGAGCATTTTGTTGCCCCAATGGCCTAATTTTTCCCTTAGAACCGCTGCGGGCAACACTCGATTGGGCATTTGTTATTTAGCATTTACGTTGAAGAGAGGCCGTTTTGCGCGCAATTCCTCAAGGTCTGGACCGTAAAGAAGCTGAGCTGTACAGCCAGCTTGATCCCGGCCAGTTCCCCAACCACGTAGCCATCATCATGGACGGCAATGGACGCTGGGCCAAACGCCGCCATCTGCCCCGCATCGCCGGGCACCGCCGCGGCGTGGAGGCCGTCCGTTACGTGATTGAGACGGCGTCGCGCATTGGCTTGCCCGCCGTGACGCTCTACGCTTTTTCGGCGGAAAACTTCCTGAAGCGCCCGCCCGGCGAAATCACCTTCCTGATGAAGCTGCTGCACCGCTATTTGAAGAACGAACTGCCGCTGATGCAGCGCAACAATATCCGTCTGCAGTTCATCGGACGCCACCATGAGCTGCCGCAAGAAGTGCAGGAGCGCATGGCCTGGGCCAAGGAGCAGACGTCGCACAA
The Terriglobia bacterium genome window above contains:
- a CDS encoding TolC family protein, with translation MKRFHTVLAALAVAGSLCAQSPPGGQRAPAPTKVITLEEAIALAMANSPSIIATRTQIQQNQAQEITANLRPNPVLSGDSQFIPLFNPSQFPNDVEQFDVGLGYTFERGGKRSKRLQAARDQTTMTKSQVADAERSLTFNVAQQFINALLAKSNLQLAEENLQSFQQTVDISDERYKAGDISEGDNLKIKLQLLQFRTDVSSARVAKVQALGSLRQLLGFASVPRDFDVAGDLEYQPLTARLEDLQAKALTERPDLRANQQGITAAKSQIALAKANGKHDVNLTGNYSHTPGLSSVSWFVSIPLPVFDRNQGEIARTKFALTQAEFTEKAGQDTVMTDVTNAYETTATNQEVVRLYMSGYLKQARDSRDISQYAYKGGAATLLDFLDAERSYRATQLAYRQALAAYMLSLEQLRQAVGTRSLP
- a CDS encoding isoprenyl transferase — protein: MRAIPQGLDRKEAELYSQLDPGQFPNHVAIIMDGNGRWAKRRHLPRIAGHRRGVEAVRYVIETASRIGLPAVTLYAFSAENFLKRPPGEITFLMKLLHRYLKNELPLMQRNNIRLQFIGRHHELPQEVQERMAWAKEQTSHNTGMVLTLALNYGSRSEIVDAFKAMVTAAAHNGGIDHLTIDEETVSRHLYTHNLPELDLVIRTSGEMRLSNFLLWQVAYAEIYVTKTLWPDFNGLHLLEAIQEFQKRDRRYGGLNEPAAATGAPHHPPIHPHSHTK